A genomic region of Arachis hypogaea cultivar Tifrunner chromosome 5, arahy.Tifrunner.gnm2.J5K5, whole genome shotgun sequence contains the following coding sequences:
- the LOC112803308 gene encoding uncharacterized protein: MGVSDEVKREMFDIVVGLQKNLVKKTRDFEKKIQSKDEGVEEEGDALVGEKRKGKEIETPASLFKKRGWSTQTTVNSIFKKGLREEACDEIALFIYNNAIPFNVARSEEYHSMFEKVAHHGLGFKPPSYDELRGKLLKKKVESTKLILEEYKAEWKKIRCTIMADGWTDKGRRTILNFLVNSPKGTIFLKSINASDICKTAKKIFKMIDEVVEEVVEENVVQVVTNNAANYKKARQMLMEKRKNLYWTPYTTHCIDLILEDFKKKLALHKDTIAKGRRLTTYIYSRTSLIFLLQQHTKERDLVRPEKIKDAFQSVEASYKLLWDIIDARWDKQLFKPLHTASYYLNPQIHYSPNFKVEYDVKKGLFDCLDILVGDPTLITIIDSQLEDFKGKAKFFGRDVAKNALKTKTPSQCSLICERNWNAFEMIHTKRRNRLKTSTMNDVVYVMTNSRLARKKPSRNIADYSLEDLDSDEE; the protein is encoded by the exons ATGGGTGTTTCTGATGAGGTTAAAAGGGAgatgtttgatattgttgttggtttgcaaaaaaatttagttaagaaGACAAGAGACTTTGAGAAAAAGATACAAAGTAAAGatgaaggagtagaagaagaaggggatgCTTTAGTTGGTgagaagagaaagggaaaagaaataGAGACACCAGCAAGTCTTTTTAAGAAAAGGGGTTGGAGCACTCAAACAACAGTCAACTCTATTTTTAAGAAGGGTCTAAGGGAAGAGGCGTGTGATGAAATTGCTTTGTTCATTTACAATAATGCTATTCCTTTTAATGTTGCAAGGTCTGAAGAATATCATAGCATGTTTGAGAAGGTTGCCCACCATGGATTAGGATTCAAGCCACCCTCTTATGATGAGTTAAGAggaaaattattgaagaagaaggtaGAGTCAACCAAACTAATATTAGAAGAATATAAAGCTGAATGGAAGAAAATTCGATGCACTATTATGGCAGATGGTTGGACGGATAAAGGAAGGAGAACTATTCTCAACTTCCTTGTGAATAGTCCTAAGGGAACTATTTTCTTGAAATCTATTAATGCTTCTGATATATGCAAAACAGCTAAAAAGATATTCAAGATGATTGATGAAGTTGTAGAGGAAGTGGTAGAAGAGAATGTGGTTCAAGTTGTAACTAATAATGCAGCTAACTACAAAAAGGCAAGACAAATGTTAATGGAAAAGAGAAAGAATCTTTATTGGACTCCTTATACCACTCATTGCATTGATTTGATACTTGAAGATTTTAAGAAGAAGCTAGCTCTTCACAAAGACACCATTGCCAAAGGAAGAAGACTTACCACTTACATATATTCTAGGACTTCTCTAATTTTCCTTTTGCAACAACACACTAAAGAAAGAGATTTGGTGAGACCAG AAAAGATTAAAGATGCTTTTCAAAGTGTTGAAGCAAG TTATAAGCTTTTGTGGGATATTATTGATGCAAGATGGGACAAGCAACTCTTTAAGCCTTTGCACACTGCAAGCTATTATTTGAATCCACAAATTCATTATAGTCCTAATTTTAAGGTTGAGTATGATGTTAAGAAAGGACTTTTTGATTGTTTGGATATACTTGTGGGAGATCCTACACTCATTACAATTATTGATAGTCAACTTGAAGACTTCAAAGGTAAGGCTAAATTTTTTGGTAGAGATGTAGCCAAGAATGCTCTCAAAACCAAAACACCTTCACAATG TTCATTGATATGTGAGCGCAATTGGAATGCTTTTGAGATG aTTCACACGAAAAGGAGAAATCGCTTGAAGACAAGCACAATGAATGATGTTGTTTATGTGATGACCAATTCAAGATTGGCAAGGAAGAAGCCATCAAGAAATATTGCTGACTATAGTCTTGAAGACTTGGATTCAGATGAAGAATGA